Proteins from one Clostridium cellulovorans 743B genomic window:
- a CDS encoding glycoside hydrolase family 113 gives MEFIKGFTFAPFAKRGSYTKKEAYKSLDNLKERVGVNFIILVPNGLQDTAQSEEICYTSNSTVSDEELIDMIEYAKKIGLRVALKPTANCKNGTWRAHINFFDEEVHCEPKWSKWFKSYTDFQLHYANLAEKTGCEMFIAGCEMVMSERREEEWRKLIADIRGVYHGLVSYNTDKYQEHNVKWWDCVDIISSSGYYPLKDWEKELDRIEKVVKKFNKPFFFAEAGCMSTKGSSSTPNDWNMEGEVALEEQAQWYKAMFEASLKRHWVSGFAMWDWAWNQYSLNKVEADKGYDVYGKPAEKVIKNYYDAVVK, from the coding sequence ATGGAATTTATTAAGGGATTTACTTTTGCACCTTTTGCTAAAAGAGGCAGTTATACAAAGAAAGAAGCTTATAAGAGTTTGGACAATTTAAAAGAAAGAGTTGGAGTTAATTTTATAATTTTAGTACCGAATGGACTTCAGGATACTGCTCAATCAGAAGAGATTTGTTATACTTCTAATTCAACAGTATCTGATGAAGAATTAATAGATATGATAGAATATGCTAAAAAAATAGGTCTTAGAGTAGCACTTAAACCAACAGCTAATTGTAAAAATGGAACCTGGAGAGCTCATATAAATTTTTTCGATGAAGAAGTTCATTGCGAGCCAAAATGGAGTAAATGGTTTAAATCATATACAGATTTTCAACTTCATTATGCCAACCTTGCTGAAAAAACAGGCTGTGAAATGTTTATTGCAGGTTGTGAGATGGTCATGTCAGAGCGTAGAGAGGAAGAATGGCGTAAGCTTATAGCAGATATTAGAGGAGTTTATCATGGGTTAGTATCGTATAATACTGATAAATATCAAGAGCATAATGTGAAGTGGTGGGATTGTGTAGATATAATTTCTTCAAGTGGATATTATCCTCTTAAGGATTGGGAAAAGGAATTAGATCGTATAGAAAAAGTAGTAAAAAAATTTAATAAACCATTTTTCTTTGCAGAGGCAGGCTGTATGTCAACAAAGGGTTCTTCATCAACTCCAAATGATTGGAATATGGAGGGGGAAGTTGCTTTAGAGGAACAAGCACAGTGGTATAAAGCTATGTTTGAGGCGTCACTAAAACGTCATTGGGTATCTGGTTTTGCTATGTGGGATTGGGCATGGAATCAATACTCTTTAAACAAAGTAGAAGCTGATAAAGGCTATGATGTATATGGAAAGCCAGCAGAGAAAGTGATAAAGAATTACTATGATGCGGTGGTGAAATAG
- a CDS encoding MerR family transcriptional regulator produces the protein MMLPISINKLSQQLGLTSRTLRHWESEGLFKSSRDYESGWRIYDEEAILAIRIITYLRKLNIPLKDIKLILDTKDLKIVQRIIKNQLTSIAKSTNELIEHKSILNDFLNSLMNFNQHNTGNSLEELSHIFHNILEDSKGEKQEDIKMIDNETNSVNADNNNVRFITLPPMRVAYNIAVGISPEDEAIAPVVKWVEESKLMGITRLLGGNVKPFPSESSPEYGYGMCAAIPESVEIPAHLKEMRLPGGLYAVMPSSDDIYGSWQLLMKQLEENNEYKPDSSRLCFEEHIRNDNADGQGSQFILNLLEPVKKR, from the coding sequence ATGATGTTACCTATTTCAATTAATAAACTTTCACAGCAATTAGGATTAACAAGTCGTACTTTACGTCACTGGGAGTCAGAAGGATTATTTAAAAGTAGCCGTGATTATGAATCAGGGTGGAGAATTTATGATGAGGAAGCGATTTTAGCTATAAGGATTATCACTTATCTCAGAAAGTTGAATATTCCATTAAAGGATATAAAGTTGATATTGGACACTAAAGACTTAAAAATAGTCCAGAGAATTATAAAGAATCAGTTAACTTCCATTGCTAAAAGTACTAATGAACTAATAGAGCATAAGAGTATATTAAATGATTTCTTAAATTCTTTAATGAATTTTAATCAGCATAATACAGGTAACTCATTAGAAGAGCTTAGTCATATTTTTCACAATATATTAGAAGATAGTAAAGGTGAAAAACAGGAGGATATTAAAATGATTGATAATGAAACAAATTCAGTAAACGCTGATAATAATAACGTGAGGTTCATAACGCTTCCGCCAATGAGAGTAGCTTATAACATAGCTGTTGGAATCTCACCAGAAGATGAAGCAATAGCACCAGTGGTAAAATGGGTAGAAGAATCAAAGCTTATGGGAATTACAAGATTACTTGGTGGAAATGTTAAGCCCTTTCCAAGTGAGTCAAGTCCCGAATATGGATATGGAATGTGTGCAGCAATACCAGAAAGTGTTGAAATTCCAGCACATTTAAAAGAAATGAGACTTCCAGGTGGCTTGTATGCTGTAATGCCAAGTAGTGATGATATTTATGGTTCATGGCAATTATTGATGAAGCAGCTTGAGGAGAATAATGAATATAAACCAGATAGTTCTAGGTTGTGTTTTGAAGAGCATATAAGAAATGATAATGCGGATGGACAAGGTAGCCAGTTTATACTTAATCTATTAGAGCCTGTAAAGAAGAGATAG
- a CDS encoding AraC family transcriptional regulator: MNYLFEEGNILTSPFEAFFFDTKYNVFPIKAHWHYFMEIIFMIKGTAIISCNSEEYVLESGDLILFHPQSVHSIFTNSHQQLKYAVLKFDINTLRLNSSYTPKLSSIFKYAVDNPTAPIFLSSQAFKDFPLDNLFNSCIEEVKNKDYGYDIRFQALISSLLIEILRIWRRRGFDTTNTALMPSNSDSLYTILQYIDEHSHESLRVEALAEMCHMSYSYFAKKFHELYGQSCKDYIEFIRISKVKDLLLFTSFDLNYISQETGFADCSHLIRTFKKKTGVTPKQFRMQHLIDKQGEN; the protein is encoded by the coding sequence ATGAATTATTTATTTGAGGAAGGAAACATCTTAACTTCACCTTTTGAAGCCTTTTTCTTTGATACAAAATACAACGTATTTCCGATAAAAGCTCACTGGCATTATTTTATGGAAATTATTTTTATGATTAAAGGAACTGCAATAATAAGTTGCAACAGTGAAGAATATGTATTAGAATCTGGAGATTTAATTCTATTTCATCCGCAATCAGTACATTCAATTTTTACAAATTCTCATCAACAGTTAAAATATGCAGTGCTTAAATTTGATATAAATACCCTTAGATTAAATAGCAGCTACACACCAAAACTTAGTTCAATTTTTAAATACGCCGTAGATAACCCTACCGCACCTATTTTTCTTTCTTCACAAGCTTTTAAAGACTTTCCTTTGGACAATTTATTTAATAGTTGCATTGAAGAAGTAAAAAATAAAGATTACGGCTATGATATAAGATTTCAAGCTTTAATTTCCTCTTTATTAATAGAAATTCTTAGAATTTGGAGACGAAGAGGATTTGATACAACTAACACTGCATTAATGCCTTCTAATTCAGATTCCTTATACACAATTTTGCAATATATCGACGAGCATTCCCATGAGTCTTTAAGGGTTGAAGCTTTAGCAGAAATGTGCCATATGAGTTATTCTTACTTTGCAAAGAAATTTCATGAATTATACGGCCAATCCTGCAAGGACTATATTGAATTTATAAGAATCAGTAAGGTTAAGGATTTATTGCTGTTCACCAGCTTTGACCTTAACTATATAAGTCAAGAAACTGGTTTTGCTGATTGCAGTCACTTAATACGTACCTTTAAAAAGAAAACAGGAGTAACACCAAAGCAATTTCGTATGCAACACTTGATAGATAAACAAGGTGAAAATTAA
- a CDS encoding 4Fe-4S double cluster binding domain-containing protein, with amino-acid sequence MSGLYNNITEVFKKNSDILFGISNIEFSEYKSDYKCALVLAVPHAELLNIYHYKEDKLENLICNARDKINLLLEDITTILEKHKVQYYIPPVAQSNEETLLAPFSFKFASVNAGLGWIGKNGVLITEMYGPRVRLSAILINSDLPIGNPITKSKCPPECNVCIDACPHKALTGHPWNIATKRETLIDYKLCNKKRSLYIKTHNRKHSCGLCLLSCPIGI; translated from the coding sequence ATGAGTGGTCTCTACAATAATATTACGGAAGTTTTTAAGAAAAATTCTGATATTCTATTTGGTATTTCAAATATAGAGTTTAGTGAATATAAATCAGATTATAAGTGTGCATTAGTTTTAGCTGTTCCTCATGCAGAGTTATTAAATATATATCATTACAAAGAAGATAAGCTTGAAAACTTGATATGCAATGCACGTGATAAGATTAACTTGTTATTAGAAGACATTACTACTATATTGGAAAAACATAAAGTTCAATATTATATACCACCTGTTGCACAATCAAATGAAGAAACTCTCCTTGCACCATTCTCATTCAAATTTGCAAGTGTTAATGCAGGTTTAGGTTGGATAGGCAAGAATGGTGTTTTAATCACAGAAATGTATGGACCAAGGGTAAGACTCTCTGCAATACTAATTAATTCTGATTTACCAATAGGAAATCCAATTACAAAAAGTAAATGTCCGCCAGAGTGTAATGTATGCATTGACGCTTGTCCTCATAAAGCTTTAACTGGGCATCCATGGAATATAGCTACAAAACGTGAAACTTTAATTGATTATAAATTATGTAATAAAAAAAGGAGCCTTTATATAAAGACTCATAACAGAAAACACTCCTGTGGCTTATGTCTATTGTCATGTCCTATTGGAATATAA